Part of the Ictalurus punctatus breed USDA103 chromosome 9, Coco_2.0, whole genome shotgun sequence genome is shown below.
TTTTGGAAGATAATGTTTTCTCAACAGAATGATTCTAAACTTCCCTGTTTAATGCTGTTTTACTTAGTCTATGAAGATCAGGTCTTTGAATTGTTGTAAAACAAGTATTAGTAACAATAATGTGGTGAATATTTCTAATagtctcttttccttttttatacAGTTCAGGGAGATTTGGCAGCAtgtgaacagaaaaaaatggcGTTTAATGTTAGTTGGTATCTTCGTTCATCTATCTGTTACAATGAAGTATTCAGCACCCCTGTGAGTATGAGAACAGTGCACTTAAAGTTACAAGCTATCGAAAACTAAAGCTCTAGACTAAACTATAGATTATTTACTAGACTAATTTACTTCACCAGACTCTGTTTTAGTGAAATCTATGTCACTTTTTACATGTACGAGTTGTGCCAAATTGTGTAAAGAAATTTTAGTATATGAGTGCCATATTTCCTGAAATTGCAGACACGGGGTCATGGGGAATGGCAGCAATCAACATTCTCTATAATGTTGTCTCGAGCTCTAGTTTCTGAGTCTGAATTATATATGTATTCCTTGTcctttgtttttaaacatgccAATGTGGCCTGTAGATTTCTTATTGAgtattaaaattaaatgttgaTAACCCTTGTGTAATGGTAAGAAAAATTCACATTGAAGTTCCTCCACTTTCTTGGCTCCTGTCCTCACACTATGTAGAATAGGCTGTAGTTATTGAGTGTAAAAAGTGCCTGACATTgcattgtattgtgttgtattgtattgtatgctCATATTTCATTTAGTACATGTTCTGGGTAGGAACTAAGAATGGAGATTTTCATGATTTCTTACaataggaaaagaaaaatagcAAAGGGAATGTTCATAACCTCAAAGCTCAATCCCTTAAACGAAAACCTTTAACTCTAAAAGATGTCACACAGGGTGGCAAAGCTCTGAATGATCATTTATGAGAGTACTCTTCTATAAAAacagggtgtgtttgtgtgaaactGTTTGGGTGTTTAATGACtcattgtttgtttatgttataaaatataatcagtAGACTTTGGGGAGAGCTGTCAGTGTGAATTGTGAAAAGTCAGACAGGTAACATGAAGGAATACAAGGAACTAAAGGTAAAGGAAATTGGTCCTGACATGTTGACTGTAGCTCTGAAGCTCGCTCCCTGTAGGACACTGCAGCAGAGGCCATGTTTGGTTGGGATCACAGGCTAAAGGAGGACTGGAGTGGCTTCTATAGCCAAGGCTACGTCTACTATGAAAGCTGTTCAGCTCTCTTCACCCCTAAGGTCTGTGTGTAGAAGCTCATAATCTGCCTCATACCTAcaaaaaatgaattcatttttaaaaaaataatatgtaactgtttgttttttttgactgtattatatttacagtgttaTGTATTGTATTGCAGATTTATTATAAAGAATTTCAGCcgtttctgtctctcagtcCCCAAGTAAGTTCCTTTTATTCAGCAACATTTTTGCCTAGATTtaggacattttatttattgactgcATTTTTGTAGTGATTTCTTTTTGGTAAAATGTAGATAAAGTATATAAAGATATAATAGATACATGTAGATTGAATTCACAAGACATTTATGATGGGCAACAGTCTACCAGTCATTTTTATACTATCAACAGGTATATGTCCTGAGAGAGGAAAGTAGTTTGGCCTAACCTAACCTCTACCTATTACTTACAGGAGGGCAAGAGTATAAACCGAACCAGACATGTATGGGAAGATATACCGGTGAGATCTTTCTCACTTATACTTCACTCAAACCCTTTCATGCAATTTCTGCAGAACATGTCAGACATTTGATCAAGCTGAAGGTGTATACAATTCGCACAGTGTCTGTATGTAAATACCAAGGAGGGCTATattttgtgttctgtttttgtgttacAGTACATTAATGCGGTTGCCAAGTCATGGTCAGAGAGTCCCTACATGTTTATTGTGAAGTTtgaaacattacaaaaaccAGAAGCCAGTAGAGGgcgcagagagacagaggatgGGGATGCAATCGGTGATCCAAAGGACCATTTATCAATTACAagtaaagtacattttaaaccTTTTTATAGTAACTCCTCTTAGCTTGCTAACAGTAACGGGTAAATGCATATCTGAAAAAGAAGCCTATGTGTTTGGGTGTGCATGTTTACAGTGATAGTAGAAATGAAAGGTTCTCATGACTACTCCTCACCTGCTGACTGGCCTCTAATGATGGTGAGTACATTCTGTCTTGAATTATGGAGTGTTGAATCATTTGAGACAGACACGAGGCCTTAATTAGGTTGCAACATCCCTCTTTTTCCACACAATTCCTATCACAGACGTTATATAggcaataaatatttttaaagtgttaatgtaattatttgTGGCAAGGCATAGCTAAAATAAAACTCCCAGGAGACTGTCAGTGAGGCCACGTAGCTGGTACTGAAgttgtgttctctgtgttctcacAGTTCTTCATGAGTATGTGCATTGTGTATGTGCTGTTCGGAGCTCTGTGGCTCCTCTGGCTAGCCTGTTATTGGCGCGACCTACTCAGGATACAGTTTTGGATCGGTGCTGTAATCGTCCTGGGCATGCTGGAGAAGGCTTTGTTTTACTCTGAGTACCAAAGCATCAGATACCACGGAACTTACAGTTAGTGGTGTGACATCATCTGGCTTTATCCACTACCTTGCCATTTAGTGGTAATTTGATAGATTTGTCCGTCTCTTCATTTTCAGACCAGAGTGCTTTTATCTTTGCTGAACTGCTGTCTGCACTAAAAAGGTCCCTAGCTCGGATCCTCTTGATCATAGTCAGTTTGGGCTATGGCATTGTGATGTGAGTATAACCAAAGTCTTTCTTCTAAAGTCTACCCGTTTGTTGACACTCCCAGACAGTTATTTTCAGTCATACAAGCCCAGGATCCTATCTACTTGAATAGTGCGAGATCCATATACAAGAAACGGATTGACAAGATGACCTTTTAAATACGGAtttgcctaaaaaaaaaacaacaacaaaatgttgCTCTGGTTACTGTGCATGCACATTTCTTCATAACTAACAGAGCCAAACATTTTATATCTGTGCATGTGGCAGTGTAAGAATTTGATAGGCCAGATGAATTTCTGTGCATGTCTTAAACAACAAGGTGATTGGCTCTTTTAACATAATACAACCCCAATCTTGAGTGTAACACAGTGCTCTTTTCATATTTTATACAATGGGATGTCTCTATTCGTACCATGTCTGGTATAACCCACACAACAGGCTGCTTTTTTATTGTGGTTTTAGTACACAGGTTTAGCTTCATGAGGGAGCACTCCCCAAAGCTGCATTTTGTCATTGTAACACAATACAACCTTGACAGTTAGCATGTAGGACTTTTGACTTCTTGAAAATGTTTGTTCTATGTTCCTACGTGTGAATAAAAGTCATAACAGCTGCGTTTGAACATTTCCTTTGTTGTTGGCTCAGACCCAGGCTAGGGACTACAGTACCCAGGCTAGTGGCTGTAGGGCTGCTTTATCTGATCTTTTCATCTGTGGAGGGCATCCTCAGGGTTAAAGGGGTGAGTGGCCTGACTTTGCATATAGATCCATTTCATAGATAAAGTGTGTTTAAATTTTCATAGAACTTATTCATGTAGGGAATATGTTTCTCTTGTTGCTGTGTTTACAGGGTTTCTATGGTACAGTGGCTCTTATTGCcagtctcagtctctctctcaccgaTTCCTGTGTCATATGGTGGATATCCTTTTTATGAGAGAAGTCCTGTCTTGATCAGTccacacactacaaacaaacatttcatcATATATGTCATCAGTGTAGAGACAATAACTCTTATTTTGAACGCATTACACAATA
Proteins encoded:
- the LOC108270105 gene encoding transmembrane protein 87A, with amino-acid sequence MAGVSAFLSLCLFLSSLRRTFGAEISLWSIQLDDVQNEVVFRKTLYSNSTIFMKFQGDLAACEQKKMAFNVSWYLRSSICYNEVFSTPDTAAEAMFGWDHRLKEDWSGFYSQGYVYYESCSALFTPKIYYKEFQPFLSLSPQEGKSINRTRHVWEDIPYINAVAKSWSESPYMFIVKFETLQKPEASRGRRETEDGDAIGDPKDHLSITMIVEMKGSHDYSSPADWPLMMFFMSMCIVYVLFGALWLLWLACYWRDLLRIQFWIGAVIVLGMLEKALFYSEYQSIRYHGTYNQSAFIFAELLSALKRSLARILLIIVSLGYGIVIPRLGTTVPRLVAVGLLYLIFSSVEGILRVKGGFYGTVALIASLSLSLTDSCVIWWVFISLSQTTRLLKLRRNVVKLSLYQHFTNTLIFSVLASIIFIIWTSRQFKFVDCQSGWRDMWLDDAFWRLLFSTILLVIMVLLRPSANSQRFSHSPLIDEDGEEDAKEPMLNEAFEGMKMRGAKSEANSSQKLFSKENCKDEDLKWVEENIPTSVVDVAFPMMLDDEEEFLKTKMERSKME